The Astyanax mexicanus isolate ESR-SI-001 chromosome 7, AstMex3_surface, whole genome shotgun sequence genome has a window encoding:
- the LOC103045944 gene encoding adipocyte plasma membrane-associated protein — translation MNEPEGLRFRRVNRPQIITDETHEPQYKGTSTYSGKVFKVTLLTLGGFVLFPLLVVVFILESPIQPEAFSLNEPPLMTGCFEPNLKLRQAERLLEDQLVGPESIANIGDVLYTGTSDGKIVKIDGRKITVLATLGQPPCGSREQEHVCGRPLGIKVGPNGTLFVADAYLGLFEVNPVTGESTLLVSTRKMVGGRRLSFVNDLDVTQDGKKLYFTDSSSRWQRRDYLNLIMEATADGRVLEYDFETKEVTVMMENLRFPNGIQLFPDEESVLVAETTMARIRRVHVAGLNKGGMDTFIDNLPGFPDNIRRSSSGGYWVAMSAVRPNPGFSMLDFLSQRPWIKKLIFKLFSQDMLMKFVPRYSLVVELQDGGTCVRSFHDPHGMVAAHISEAHEHNGHLYLGSFRSPYLCKLDLSKV, via the exons ATGAATGAGCCGGAAGGACTGCGGTTCCGGAGGGTAAACAGACCCCAGATTATAACGGACGAGACCCACGAACCCCAGTACAAAGGCACGAG CACGTACAGCGGGAAGGTGTTTAAAGTTACTCTGCTGACCCTGGGAGGGTTCGTGCTCTTCCCTCTGCTGGTGGTCGTGTTTATACTGGAGTCCCCCATCCAGCCTGAAGCCTTCAG CCTCAATGAGCCACCCTTGATGACCGGCTGCTTTGAACCCAACCTAAAGCTGCGGCAGGCAGAGAGACTGTTGGAAGACCAGCTCGTCGGGCCAGAATCTATTGCCAATATTGGAG ATGTTCTGTATACGGGTACTTCTGATGGAAAGATTGTGAAAATTGATGGAAGGAAAATTACTGTTTTGGCGACTCTTGGCCAGCCTCCATGTG GCTCTCGAGAGCAGGAGCATGTGTGTGGACGGCCACTAGGAATCAAAGTGGGCCCCAATGGCACCTTGTTTGTTGCGGACGCCTATTTGGGGCTGTTTGAGGTTAATCCCGTCACAG GAGAGTCGACCCTCCTGGTCAGCACCAGGAAGATGGTTGGGGGTCGGCGCTTATCCTTCGTCAATGACCTGGATGTGACTCAGGATGGGAAGAAGTTGTACTTCACGGACTCCAGCAGCAGATGGCAGCGTAGAGACTACCTGAACCTCATCATGGAGGCTACAGCAGATGGACG ggTTCTGGAGTATGATTTTGAGACCAAAGAGGTTACTGTGATGATGGAGAACTTGCGCTTCCCTAATGGGATCCAGCTTTTCCCAGATGAAGAGTCTGTTCTTGTGGCTGAAACTACAATGGCAAGAATAAGGAG GGTTCATGTGGCTGGTCTCAATAAGGGAGGCATGGATACTTTTATAGACAATCTCCCGGGTTTCCCTGACAACATCCGACGCAGCTCCTCAGGGGGTTACTGGGTGGCCATGTCAGCTGTGAGGCCTAACCCAGGTTTCTCCATGCTTGACTTCCTCTCCCAAAGGCCCTGGATTAAGAAGCTCATATTCAAA CTCTTCAGTCAGGACATGCTGATGAAGTTTGTGCCCCGTTACAGTCTGGTGGTGGAGCTGCAGGATGGAGGAACGTGCGTACGCAGCTTTCATGACCCACACGGCATGGTGGCAGCCCACATTAGCGAGGCCCACGAGCACAACGGCCACCTATACCTGGGCTCCTTTCGTTCACCGTACCTGTGCAAGCTAGACCTAAGCAAGGTGTGA
- the LOC103046257 gene encoding cystatin-F yields the protein MEVCHHFLLLVFLVGLCSTIEKGPVHAFVSGPIPGKPQNVSTNDTGVKEAVQSAVYLFNNQSNDLFFFKASAIDDAQRQIVKGVKYLLKVEISRTVCQKRESNVDLANCDFQPHGVLQQTFLCKAEVWAIPWQKIMKTTSCFCLPSHRS from the exons ATGGAGGTCTGTCATCACTTTTTGCTTCTTGTCTTTCTGGTTGGCCTTTGCTCAACAATCG AAAAAGGTCCAGTTCATGCTTTTGTGAGTGGACCAATTCCTGGCAAACCGCAAAATGTCAGCACGAATGACACAGGAGTTAAAGAGGCCGTGCAAAGTGCAGTCTACCTATTCAACAACCAGTCCAATGATCTGTTTTTTTTCAAGGCATCAGCGATTGATGATGCCCAAAGACAG ATTGTTAAAGGTGTCAAGTATCTGCTGAAGGTGGAGATATCTCGCACCGTGTGTCAGAAGAGAGAGAGTAATGTGGATCTTGCTAACTGTGACTTCCAGCCGCATGGTGTGTTGCAGCAG acatttctctgtaaagctgaagTGTGGGCCATACCATGGCAGAAGATAATGAAGACCACATCTTGCTTCTGTCTTCCTTCACACAGGTCTTAA